One segment of Belonocnema kinseyi isolate 2016_QV_RU_SX_M_011 chromosome 7, B_treatae_v1, whole genome shotgun sequence DNA contains the following:
- the LOC117176334 gene encoding regucalcin-like, translated as MTNETTCQVSDDHHYENYLELRTTNTDGFKLGNISSLNGIPFFTTRIREVTSSSGFVFGLRQFHFVDAGRNYGVFTCSFHSQKGTFGNGEVTFTWPKQGFTGFPRRMTIDTDGKLWVPLYEGGGVIQVDPRINKILRFIPIPARKVSACTFGGPDFDILYVSTMWYGHVNEHGQRQKYDAGGSVFAVKGLGVQGRPPGKYKLRVENVIFKRYIPFSIMSDIEPSHGGK; from the exons ATGACCAATGAGACCACCTGCCAAGTTTCCGACGATCATCATTacgaaaattacttggaattaa GGACAACGAATACTGATGGATTCAAATTGGGAAATATTAGCTCTTTGAATGGCATTCCGTTTTTTACAACAAGAATTAGGGAAGTTACTTCGAGCAGTGGATTCGTGTTTGGTTTGCGCCAATTCCATTTCGTCGATGCTGGGAGAAATTATGGTGTCTTTACCTGCAGCTTTCACTCACAAAAAGGAACATTTg GGAACGGTGAGGTCACCTTTACATGGCCAAAACAAGGTTTCACTGGATTTCCGCGTCGTATGACAATTGACACGGACGGTAAACTCTGGGTGCCTCTTTATGAAGGTGGCGGA GTTATTCAAGTTGATCCACGCATTAACAAAATATTACGATTTATTCCCATACCTGCACGCAAAGTCAGCGCATGCACTTTTGGAGGTCctgattttgatattttatatgtATCAACAATGTGGTATGGTCACGTAAATGAACATGGACAACGTCAAAAGTATGATGCAGGTGGTTCAGTTTTCGCTGTCAAGGGCCTTGGCGTGCAAGGGCGGCCGCCAGGAAAATACAAGTTGAGAGTAGAGAATgtcatttttaaaagatatataccTTTCAGTATAATGTCCGACATTGAACCGTCCCATGGGGGGAAGTGA